In the genome of Pseudomonas sp. P5_109, one region contains:
- the nhaR gene encoding transcriptional activator NhaR, with the protein MLNYRQLHYFWVVAKTGSIVRACEQLNLTPQTISGQISLLEQTFGIELFRRVGRQLELTEAGRQALPYAEQMFQLGGELELMLRAQPNEQQILFRVGVADVVPKSIVYRLIAPTMELSEPLRITCREDKLERLLADLAIQRLDLVISDSPMPSHLDIKGYSQKLGECGISFFATPELAARYGHDFPRNLHGAPLLIPGPETVVRSRLQRWFAEQQIQPQIVGEFDDSALMQAFGQSGSGIFIGPSVIADEVKRQCGVEVIGQTDAVSESFYAISVERKVKHPGIVAITEGARRELFTAL; encoded by the coding sequence ATGCTCAACTATCGGCAATTGCATTACTTCTGGGTGGTGGCCAAGACCGGCAGCATCGTGCGTGCCTGCGAGCAGCTCAATCTCACGCCACAAACCATCAGCGGGCAGATTTCATTGCTGGAACAGACCTTTGGCATCGAATTGTTTCGGCGCGTCGGACGGCAACTCGAACTGACCGAGGCCGGACGCCAGGCCCTGCCCTACGCCGAGCAAATGTTTCAGCTGGGGGGCGAACTGGAACTGATGCTGCGGGCACAACCCAATGAGCAGCAGATTCTGTTTCGTGTCGGTGTGGCCGACGTGGTGCCCAAATCCATCGTCTATCGCCTGATCGCACCGACCATGGAGCTGAGCGAACCGCTGCGCATCACGTGCCGCGAAGACAAGCTTGAGCGTTTGTTGGCCGACCTGGCGATCCAGCGCCTGGACCTGGTGATATCCGACAGCCCGATGCCGTCGCACCTGGACATCAAGGGCTACAGCCAGAAACTCGGTGAGTGCGGGATCAGCTTCTTCGCCACCCCGGAGCTGGCGGCACGTTATGGACACGACTTCCCGCGCAATCTGCACGGTGCGCCGCTGCTGATTCCCGGCCCGGAAACCGTGGTGCGCAGTCGCTTGCAGCGCTGGTTCGCCGAGCAGCAGATCCAGCCGCAGATTGTCGGTGAGTTCGACGACAGCGCCCTGATGCAGGCCTTTGGCCAATCCGGCAGCGGGATTTTCATCGGTCCGAGCGTGATCGCCGATGAAGTGAAACGCCAATGTGGCGTAGAGGTGATTGGCCAGACCGACGCGGTGAGCGAGTCGTTCTATGCCATTTCAGTGGAGCGCAAGGTCAAGCACCCCGGCATTGTTGCCATTACCGAAGGTGCCCGACGCGAGCTGTTTACAGCGCTGTAA
- a CDS encoding MFS transporter: MLLPILLLSAAGFTVLTTEFIIVGLLPAIARDLDVSIPQAGLLVTLFAFTVAAFGPFLTAYFARFERRKLFISVLIMFGLANTLAALAPNIWVMAFARLIPALGLPVFWALASETAVDIVGPDYAGRAIAKIGFGIVCATVFGIPVGTLISDAFGWRSAFAILAVIAFAKALLLFIYLPKTNLHQHQVSFRSQFKILRSPLMLGHVLLSVIVFSGMFTAYTYLADILERLAGFNGTVVGWCLMGFGAVGLIGNSLGGRAVDRHPLMASMMFCAFMIAGLVALVPNIHSPLGLAAAMGIWGVTQAALFLVSHVRLMKAAPEAPAFAASLNIAGANLGIGLGAMIGGRVIDSVGLQGLGFAAAAFILASILLAIALMTFKPREEVTAL; encoded by the coding sequence ATGCTGTTGCCCATTCTTCTGTTGTCTGCCGCCGGTTTCACGGTGCTGACCACGGAATTCATCATCGTCGGCCTGTTACCGGCCATCGCCCGGGACCTGGACGTCAGCATCCCGCAGGCCGGTTTGCTGGTGACGTTGTTCGCTTTCACCGTGGCCGCGTTCGGGCCGTTCCTGACGGCATACTTCGCCCGCTTCGAACGGCGCAAGCTGTTCATCTCGGTGCTGATCATGTTTGGCCTGGCCAACACGCTGGCGGCACTGGCGCCGAACATCTGGGTGATGGCCTTTGCCCGGTTGATCCCGGCGCTGGGGCTGCCGGTGTTCTGGGCACTGGCCAGCGAGACGGCGGTGGACATCGTCGGGCCGGATTACGCCGGGCGCGCCATCGCCAAGATCGGCTTCGGCATTGTCTGCGCCACGGTGTTCGGCATTCCGGTGGGCACGCTGATTTCCGATGCGTTCGGCTGGCGCAGCGCCTTCGCGATTCTGGCAGTCATCGCCTTTGCCAAGGCGTTGCTGCTGTTTATCTACCTGCCGAAAACCAATCTGCATCAGCATCAGGTGAGCTTCCGGTCGCAGTTCAAGATCCTGCGCAGTCCGCTGATGCTGGGGCATGTGCTGCTGTCGGTGATTGTGTTCAGCGGCATGTTCACCGCCTACACCTATCTGGCGGACATTCTTGAGCGCCTGGCCGGTTTCAACGGTACGGTGGTCGGCTGGTGTCTCATGGGCTTCGGCGCGGTCGGGCTGATCGGCAACTCCCTGGGCGGCCGGGCGGTGGATCGTCATCCGCTGATGGCGTCGATGATGTTCTGCGCGTTCATGATTGCCGGCCTGGTGGCACTGGTGCCGAACATTCATTCGCCGCTCGGCCTGGCGGCGGCCATGGGCATTTGGGGCGTAACCCAGGCAGCGTTGTTCCTGGTCAGCCATGTGCGCCTGATGAAAGCCGCGCCCGAGGCGCCGGCGTTCGCCGCGTCGCTGAACATCGCCGGGGCCAACCTCGGTATCGGCCTGGGCGCGATGATCGGTGGCCGGGTGATCGACAGCGTCGGCCTGCAAGGCCTTGGTTTTGCGGCGGCCGCTTTCATTCTGGCTTCGATCCTGCTGGCCATCGCGCTGATGACCTTCAAGCCGCGTGAAGAGGTTACAGCGCTGTAA
- the sstT gene encoding serine/threonine transporter SstT, whose protein sequence is MTASSPSLLQRLKRLSLVTQIVIGLIAGIALALFAPDVAKSTAFIGKVFVSALKAVAPILVFVLVMASIANHKHGQETHIRPILFLYLLGTFAAAVVAVVASMMFPSSLVLSTQDVAVTAPGGIGEVLQSLLLSVVDNPVSALMNANFIGILAWAIGMGIAIRHAGDTTREVLGDLSNGVTVIVRLVISFAPLGIFGLVASTLATSGFGALIGYAHLLAVLLGCMLFVALVMNPLIVFWKLRRNPYPLVLTCLRESGITAFFTRSSAANIPVNLELSKRLGLHEDTYSVSIPLGATINMAGAAITITVLSLAAVHTLGIAVDIPTAILLSVVAAICACGASGVAGGSLLLIPLACSLFGIPSEIAMQVVAVGFIIGVLQDSAETALNSSTDVLFTAAACLGEEQKAQRLA, encoded by the coding sequence ATGACAGCTTCATCCCCTTCTCTATTGCAACGCCTTAAACGCTTGAGCCTGGTCACGCAAATCGTGATCGGCCTGATCGCCGGTATTGCCCTGGCCCTGTTTGCCCCTGACGTGGCGAAGTCCACCGCGTTCATCGGCAAAGTGTTTGTCTCGGCGCTGAAAGCGGTCGCGCCGATTCTGGTGTTCGTGCTGGTCATGGCGTCGATTGCCAACCACAAGCACGGTCAGGAAACCCACATCCGGCCGATTCTGTTCCTGTATCTGCTGGGCACTTTCGCCGCCGCCGTGGTCGCGGTGGTTGCCAGCATGATGTTCCCGTCGAGCCTGGTGCTGTCGACCCAGGACGTCGCGGTCACGGCGCCGGGCGGAATTGGCGAAGTGTTGCAAAGCCTGTTGCTGAGCGTGGTCGATAACCCGGTCAGCGCCCTGATGAACGCCAACTTCATCGGCATTCTGGCCTGGGCCATCGGCATGGGCATCGCCATTCGCCATGCCGGCGACACGACCCGTGAAGTGCTGGGCGACCTGTCCAACGGCGTGACGGTGATCGTGCGCCTGGTGATCAGCTTCGCCCCGCTGGGCATCTTCGGCCTGGTGGCCTCGACGCTCGCCACCTCCGGCTTCGGCGCCTTGATCGGCTACGCGCACTTGCTGGCCGTGCTGCTCGGCTGCATGTTGTTTGTCGCGCTGGTGATGAACCCGCTCATCGTGTTCTGGAAACTGCGCCGCAACCCGTACCCGCTGGTGCTGACCTGCCTGCGCGAGAGCGGCATCACGGCGTTCTTCACCCGTAGCTCGGCGGCGAACATCCCGGTCAACCTGGAGTTGAGCAAGCGCCTGGGCCTGCACGAAGACACCTACTCGGTATCGATCCCGTTGGGCGCGACCATCAACATGGCCGGCGCTGCGATCACCATCACCGTGCTGTCCCTGGCGGCCGTGCACACCCTGGGCATCGCCGTGGACATTCCGACCGCGATCCTGCTCAGCGTCGTCGCAGCAATCTGCGCCTGCGGTGCTTCGGGCGTGGCGGGTGGTTCGCTGTTGCTGATTCCACTGGCGTGCAGCCTGTTCGGCATCCCGAGCGAAATCGCCATGCAGGTGGTGGCGGTCGGTTTCATCATTGGTGTGTTGCAGGATTCGGCGGAGACAGCGTTGAATTCCTCCACCGACGTGCTGTTCACCGCGGCGGCTTGCCTGGGTGAAGAGCAGAAAGCCCAGCGTCTGGCGTAA